Genomic window (Marinobacter fonticola):
ACTATGTCACCAAGGACATGAGCCTGGATCACCTGTTCGCCCGCATCGCCGCCCTGCTACGCCGCACCGACGCCTGGGCTCAGAGCAGCCAGCAAGGCGACGAAGTGCTGCGCCGCGGACGGCTCAGCCTGAACGTGGACCGCATGACCGCCGAATGGAACGAACGGGCGGTCGAATTCACGGTGACCGAGTTCTGGATGCTGCATTCTTTGGTGCTCCACCCGGGCCATGTGCGCAATCGCACTCAGTTGATGGACGCAGCCAATACCGTGCTCGACGACAATACCGTCACGTCCCACATCAAGCGTATCCGCCGCAAATTCCAGCAAATCGACCCGGACTTCGACGGGGTGCAGACCGCCTATGGCTTTGGCTACCGCTGGAACGCCCATGAGGTGTAGGCCCGAGCTGACATGCCCCGCCTGACCCTCAAGCGCCAGCTGCTGATCGCCTGCCTGTTAACGTTGCTGATCCCCTGGGCGGGCCTGCAGTTTGTGCTGGAGCTCGATCAGGCCCTGCGACAACAGGCCTCCAGCCAATTGGCGCGGCAGGCTGAACGCCTGGCCAGCACGATTCGGCGCGACCGGGAAGCCCAGCTCCCGGCCCAGCAAGCGTCACAGCGCGTTCTCTATGCCGACGCGCTGAGTCGTCCACTCTATCTGGATGGTTACGGCGACGATTGGCCCACCTGGAGCGAGGAAACCGACTCTGCCTACGCTTCGCCGGTCACGGCTTCCGAACCCGTACAGTGGCAAGCCGCGGTGGATCGGCAGAACCTTTACCTATTGATTCGCGTGCGCCAGGCCCCGGGCCGCTACTTCGACCCCGGACAACCGCAACGCCCCCACGCCCACGTACGGCTCTATCTAAGTCGTGACGGCCAGCCCCACACCCGGGAAATTCGCACGCCGGCTCCAGGTCCGGTGGTGGCTCAGTCCACGGGTACCAACGGCGCCAGCGATTTCCGCGTGACCGGCGTATGGCAGGCAACGGGCCAGGGCTACCAGGTGGAGCTGCGTATGCCGCGCCCGGCTCTGAATACTCCCGTGGGTTTCGAGGTCTGGCACCCGGATGCCGGCATGTCGGGTGGTTATAGCGTACTTGGTAACATGGGCTACGATGCCAATCGGCACCTCCCCCATCTGCTGCACCCTATTCGTGCCCTGGAAGCCGAGATTCAACCGCTACTGGCGGCTGGCCAACGGGCGCTGGTGATTCACGATAAAGGCTGGGTGCTGGCTGACAGCTCGACGCCGGTCCCCGAAAGCGAAACGGATTTCGATCAGCTCGGTCCGTGGCAGATCGTTGAGCAGATTACGCTGAATGGCTTGCGGGCCATGCTTCGACGGTACCAGCCCGAACCCACCCGGCTACCGCAAAATGCCTCGCATTACCACTTGGGGACTCTGCCTAAGGAGGGGCTGGTACGTCACGGCAGCGACGAGTCGGCGCTCGTCTATCGAACGACGCTAAACGACATGAACACGACGCCGGTGACGCTGGTTCTGGAACAATCGCTGAAAGACATCCTCGCTCTGTCCGGCGATACCCTGGGCCGTGTCATCGTGCGCAGCGTCTTCTTCGTCGGGCTACTAGTGCTGATCCTGCTAGGCTATGCCAGCTGGCTGTCCTGGCGCATTGCCAAACTGCAGCGCAACGTGGCTGCCAGCTTCGACGCCGACGGGCGCCTGATACAGCGCATGCCGCAAAACACCTCCCAGGACGAGCTGGGCGACCTTTCGCGCCAGTTCAGCCACCTGGTGGATAACCTTCAGGGCTACACCGATTACCTGGAGAGTTTTGCCCGGCGCCTCTCACACGAGCTCAAGACGCCCGTGGCCGTGGTGCGCTCATCGCTGGAAAACCTCAAGCACGACGCACCCAATGTGGCCGGCTCACCCTATATCGCCCGAGCCTCACAAGCCACCGACCGGCTGAGTCAAATCCTGCAGGGCATGAGCGAAGCCGCCCGGCTGGAAAAGAGTTTCGACCAGGTCGAGCCGGAAGTCTTCGATCTGGCGGATGTCGCCAGCCAGGCCGCGGCGGCCTACGAGAGCCTCGACCCGGACCATGCCATTCGCTACGCCGGCCCGGCCTCCGGCTGCAAGATGTCCGGGTCGCCGGAGTTGATTGTGCAACTGCTGGACAAGCTGGTGGATAACGCCCGGGACTTTACGCCGGCAGGCGGCCTGATCGAGGTGCGACTGGTGGCTCAGGGAGCCCGATGGCGATTGCAGGTCTTCAATGCCGGGCCACCCCTGCCCGACCATCTGGCCAGCGAAATCTTCAATCCCTTCGTATCCCTGCGCGAGGGTGCGCAGGAAGGCCACCTCGGCCAGGGGTTGCAAATTGTACGGCTGATCACGGCCTATCACCGGGGCGAGGTACACGCCCGCAATAGCCAAAACCCGGACGGTGTGGTGTTCGACGTCAGGCTACCGCGACAGGCATGACGCATGTGACAGCATCGTATCGCCGTTTCTGGTAGGCTGCCGCTTCACCACGACGAATCGTCGCTACGTTATCATTATGACAAGCCCACGGACCGGGCAGGAGAACGCAGGATGCGCCCTCACCTTTACGCGCTCATTATCGCCATGAGCCTCAGTACCGCTGTATCAGCTGAAATTTTTCAATGTCGCCAGGCCAACGGCCAGGTGCTCTTCTCCGATCACGCCTGTGCAGACGACGCCCGCATTGTGCATGTCGACCCGGTTCTCACCGGTGGACGGTTGGATACCGGAACGGATGTGGAGACCTGGCAGCCGGACAAGCGCCCGCGCGACCGGGCCTCCTCCGGCTGCGACCGCGGTTATATCCAGTCCACACAGCTACGCACCTACCGCGCACGCCGTCAGGTTCAGCTGGGCATGAGTGCCAAGCAGGTGCGCTATGTCCTGGGGGCACCCAATGCGAAGAACGGTCAGTGGTGGATCTACGAGCGCAAGGGCGAAGAGACCGGTCGCTACAAGATCGTCGGCGGCTGTCTCGATAAATGGCGCTGATGTCTGTGAATGCCTATTCAAGCGCCGCTTTGCGGGCCAGGTAAACCGTATTCGATGATTCGCCATTCTGGAACGGGTTGAAGAAGCGGACCACTCTCGCCTCGACGTCGACGAAGACGTCGCGCAATATCGCCATGAAGGACTCTGCCGGCGGCTCGTTGGACCAGACCGCGAAGACGCCTCCCTCGTGGAGCTGGTTCGCCATCTGCCCGAGGCTGTCCACGCGGTAGAAGTCTGCATTCGTCGCGTTCAAAAGGTCGCTGGGCGAATGGTCGATATCCAGCAGGATGGCGTGGAAGCGACGTGAGGGTTGCTTCGGATCAAAACCGCCGGCCGCGCCGACCGCCAAGTCAAAGAAACTGCCGTGCACAAAACGGCAGCGTCCATCCTGATTGAAGACCCGGCCGAGCGGGACTTTCTCCTGGCGATGCCAGCCAATCACGGTATCCAGCGCCTCGACGACCAGTAGCTCGTTCACTCTCTGGTCCTTCAAGGCGGCTTCGGCGGTATAGCCCAGGCCCAGACCGCCGACCACCACATCCAGGCTGTCGTCCCCGAGCTCACCGAGCGCCAGATCCGCCAGCGCCACTTCCGCGTCGACGAACATACTGGACATGAGAAATTCCTCGCCCAGTTTCACTTCATAGATATCTCGTTCGCCCAGTGCCGGTATGCGGCGGCGTCTCAGCGTAATCTCGCCAATGGCCGAAGGCTGGCTGTCAATCTGCTCGAACAGAGCGCCCATAGTCGTCATCCCAAGTCGTCAAATCGGCTCAGATTAACACTCATAGGTACAGGAAATCCCTGAGTGGATGTGTAAACCTATGTTTTTGTCCGACAACACGGGCAGGCATAGGCTACCCCGCTTTTACGTCAATCCGTCACTAGTGCACTAGGCCGCTACGGCCAGGCTAAGGACAAGGAGATCCGGCATGTTCGAATGGATTAGCCAATACAGCAGCGCCCTCCAGTTTTTCACCAGTCTGGGTACGCTCTTTATCTGGCTGTTTTACGCCCAGTTACTGTATTCCAACTACAAACGGGACACGCGGCCCCGCGTGCTGATCAACAAGGGCGTCGGCGGCGTTGACCTCGATTCGCCCTGTCTGATCTGCAACATGAGCAAGGAACCGATATTTCTCCAGTGTCTGGTGGTCGAGCTGGAAACCTCTGAGGGTACGTTCTTCGCCCCTGCTACCGATTCCGATGAGGGGCTCGATAAAGAGGAAAACCGCAAGAACATGGGGGACCGGACCCGGCAGGGACCGCTTCATGGGGGTAGCTGTATCGAAGTGAAGAACTTCCGCCAGCTCATCAATCGGGCGGCCGCCGCCGGTAATCTCTCCGTCGGTAGCGGATTACCTCAGGACCGGGAGGTCGAGTTCCTTTCCGTGCGGCTGACGGTCATTTCCATCTACGGTCCGGAAGACCACCCGTTTGGCGCCGCCCGAAGCTTCAGCCTGGATTGGACCAATGGAGACCGTGAGGACCTGAAGATCCAGCCCATGTCACTGGATACCGAACGCCTGACGTCGAAAAAGGACAAGGAACAGGTTGCCAAATGGCTGTGGGAATATCTCTAGCGCCCGTTTACACCCGCGTGCTGTCTGGCATTAATCCAGACAGCGGACGACCTGCTCCAGGTCAAGATTGGCGCCGGTCAGCACCAGCACCGTCTCATCGGGGCTGAAAGCCGCCTTGTTTTCCAGCAGCGCGGCCAGACCTACACTGGCGCCAGGCTCCACGAACAGGTGCGCATCGGATAGCAGGTGCTGCGTAGCTTGGCGTATGCCGGCTTCGGTCACTGTGACGATGTGATCCACCACCTGGCGCGTTGCCGCGAAGGTATGGTTGCCCACCACGGCCGGAGCCAGGCTGGCGGCCCACGTTTCCACCGTATCCAAGGCCGCATCGGCATCGTTACGATCCCAAGCGTTGCGCATGGTGGCTGCGCCTTCCGGCTCGACGCCAATCAGTTCAACATCGGGCCTTTCAGATTTCAGCGCCAAGCCCAGGCCCGATATCAGGCCGCCACCGCCGATGGGGCAGATCACCCGCTTCATATCCGGGCACTGGCGCAGCAGTTCCAGCCCCACCGTCCCCTGGCCGGCCATGACACGAGGATCGTTATAGGGGTGGACCAGCGTGAGACCCTGCTTGTCCCGCAATGCATGGCAATGGGCCACCGCCTCCTGGATTGTGCCACGGATGATGACGTCGGCACCCAGCGCTTCGGTGCGACGGATCTTGAGGGGACTGGAGCCCTCCGGCATCACCACGGTCAAGTGGGTTTTGCGCTGTGCGGCCGCCCAAGCCAGGGCCAGCGCGTGGTTCCCGGCGGAAACGGTAACCAGGCCATCGCGGAGTTCGTCCTCGTCGGCACCGAGCACCCAGTTCAGCGCACCCCGGGCCTTGAAACTACCGGTCCGCTGGAGATTTTCCAGCTTCAGCCAGAGTGGGCCTTCCATCAGCGCATTCAAATCGCTCACGGTAAGCGCCGGCGTTTCCTGCAGATAGGGGCGGATGCGGGTTTCCGCCTCCTGGATGGTTTGCAAATCCGGTAGCGATGATTCAGTCATGGCGAAGCCTGTAGACCTGATAGCGGTTAAACGAGATAGAGATTAACGGCGTCTGATCTTCAGGATGGAACTAAAGTGGCTGTGATTCAAACGGCGTTTGCCTTTGCGTCTTTTTCCACGGACGCCGGGACCGTGAGCATGATGAGAAAGCCCGCCACCAAAAACACCAGGATGGTCGCCATTCCCCAGCGCTGACTGCCGGTGAGGCCGGTAACGGTGCCAACCAACAGCGGACCGGCAAACGCCGTCGCCTTACCGGAGAAGGCGAATAGCCCGAACATCTGGGTCTGCAGGTGCTCTGGCGCCACCCGCGCCAGATAAGAGCGGCTGGCGGATTGCAGCGGCCCGACGAAAATGCCGAGAATCATGCCCCAGGCCCAGAAACCCACCATGCTTTCCACCAGTAGGATGGCCAAAGCGCTACAGGCCAAACCCACCAGCGACACCAGCACGGTATTGCGCCCGCCCAGCGCATCGTCGACCCAGGCAAATCCCAAGGCCCCCAAACCGGCCGTCACGTTTAATGCAATTGCAAACTGCAGGACCTGAGTCTGGTCCATACCAAAGGTGCCCGCTGCATAGACGCCGCCGAAAGTGAACACCGTTGCCAGGCCATCGATATAAAGCATACGGGCGATCAAAAAGCGCAGAATGTGGCGGTACTGGCGCACGTTTGCAATGGACTCGCGGATCTGCGCTAGACCGGCACGCACCGCTTGCACCGGCTTCAGGTTGCCGCGCGGACGATCCGGCGTCATGAAGAATACCGGCAACGCAAAAACCAGATACCAGATGGCCACCAGTACAAAGGTGGCCCGCACATGTTCAGCCTGGGCGACGTCCAGGCCGAGCCACGCACCCTCCGACTCGATAAAGGCAAACAGCGCCACCACGAGGCTCAGCACCCCGCCCACATAACCCAGGCCCCAACCCCACCCGGACCACCGGCCCACCTGATGCATCGGCGCCAAATCCGGCAACATGGCGTTATAGAAGATAAAAGCGAACTCGGCCCCAAGGATGCCGGCGCCCACCCAAAAAGCCGCCAGCCAGAACTGATCCTGCTCGGGGGTGACAAACCACAGCATGCCCGACGCCAGCACGCACAGTAGCGTAAAGCTGATCAGCCAGGGCTTGAGCCGGCCCGCCTGATCGGCAATAGCGCCGAGAATCGGGGCCAGAATTGCGATGAACAATCCGGAAATACCCACAATGTTGCCCCAGGCTTCGGTCCCGGCAACGTCGTCCTGCACCACGGACTGGCTGAAATAGCGGGCGAAGACAAAGGTAAGAATAATGGTAAAGAACGCGCTGTTAGCCCAGTCGTATAAGGCCCAGGACCAGAGGGCTCGACGCTGGCCGGGTTGGCGATTGTTCGTCATTGAATGATCGGTTGGCATCGCAATTCCCTGGCGGCGCAAATTTAAGAAAGGGACAAAACATTGATGCCGTGGAGATTAGCACCCGACGGTGACCCACAGCCAATGACCGGGCGATGACAGTCCGGCCGATAACCGCTCGGGGGTACTCCGAGAACACGTCAGTACCCCTTATACGTCAGTCTCCGGACGATACCTGCTGCAACGTACGGCTGCCGTCGTAGGCGATGCATCGCCCGAATTCTTCCCATGCCGGCTCCTGATTGGGGCTGGCCAGAAAGCTGTCGCCACGGGAGACGTTAGGTGGGGTTTCGCTATGCAAGCAATTGGCCGCCTTATCCACCGCGACCTGATAGCCAAACTGGTTGTTTTCGAACGTGTTGTTGGTGAAGACGTTGTCGCGGCTAAAGCTATTGTCCCAACACAATACCGGGTCGCGGTGCCGCACGGAACACGTCAGGAAGACGCCCGCCTCGGCATTGCCGGCAATGCGATTATCGGCAAACCGGTTATGCTCGGCATCCGCCAAATAAATCCCATGCGAGCCGTTGTCGGTCACCACGTTATTGGAGATCTCGCTGTTATTCAGATATTCCACGGTGATCCCCGCCGCGGTGTTATCCCGGACGATGTTGCCCACCACGCGCGTCGGCCCCGCGCGATTAAGCGAGATGCCATCCCACTTAGCGCCAGCAATGACGTTGTCTGCGATCCTGACGTCACTGCTATGGTATTCCGTCAATACACAGGCACTGCGGCAGTCACGGATGTCGAGGTCGGTGAGCTCAATATTCTCGCCACGGCGCACGATCAGTGCGCTGTTACTCAGGTAGGGACGCTCGCTGTTGAATTCCTCGCCGGCATTGGCGCGCCCACGGATGGCCAAATCCTCCACCGTGACGTTGCGCACGGTCATGTCCGGCTCCTGGTGGTGGACGTCGCCCAAGACCAAGACCGGGCTCGATACACCTTCCCGCAAGCGCAGAGTGGTGGCGTCCGGTCCCGCACCGCGCAGGGTGACATTGCTACGCTCCAGGTGAAGCATGCCGTCCAGCTGAAACTCTCCCGCGGCGAGACAGACAGTCTGGTGGGAGTCGTCCTGCGGCAATCCGTTGAGTACCATGCCGACATTCTCGCCGGGCTTGACCTGCCGGTCGCATGCCGCACCGTCATTAGCCAGGGCCAGTTGTGGCAAGGCCAGACAGAGCGACGTCAGCAATCCCGCCCAACACCGGCCCCACATGTTTCTACCGCTCATTCGTGAATGCTCCCTTGTCCTGAAATCAGCAGCCCCTTACTTTGTACGAATAGTCAGCAGCCTGCCATTAACGAACGCTTAGTTTCCCGTTAATGCGGCGACAGCTCCACCATTGGCACGCTCACCGTCAAATGGACCGCATTATCACAGGTCATTGGATTTTGTGCCGGGGCCGCCTAATCTGCTACGCAAATACCAAGGAAAGGAGGCGCTTATGCTGCCGGATCTGACCCGGGAATGGGCTGACCTGACACCCCGGGAAGCCATTGCCATGCAGCAGGCTCTGGCGAGCCAGGTGTCCACAACCGACGACCTGCCGATAGTGAAAACCGTCGCGGGGATCGATGTGGGGTTCGAAAACAAGGAGACCGCCCGGGCTGCTATCGTCGTGCTGTCCTTTCCCGAGCTGACGCCACTGGAGTACGCGATAGCACGCCTGCCCACGCCGTTTCCTTACGTGCCCGGTTTGCTGTCGTTTCGCGAATGCCCGGTCATCCTGAAAGCCCTGGATCAACTCAAGATCCAACCGGATTTGTTGCTCTGCGACGGCATGGGCATCGCTCACCCGCGCCGGCTAGGCATTGCCACCCATATCGGCTTGCTCACGGGTATGCCGAGTATCGGCGTCGGCAAAAGCAGGCTGACAGGCCGACATGGCGACGTTCCGGAAGGCAAAGGGGAATGGACGCCACTAATGGACCGCGGCGAAGAAATCGGCGCCGTCCTCCGTACCCGTGAAGGGGTCAAACCGCTCTTTATCTCGCCCGGTCACCGCATCAGCCTACCCACGGCTCTCGAATACGTAATGGCCTGTGTGACGAAATACCGGTTGCCGGAAACCACCCGTTGGGCCGATGGTGTCGCGTCCGGGCGCGGGCAGCAGTGGCTGAAGGCATTGGAGTCGCTTTAACCGCTGCGCAGGGTGTAGCTGAGCAGAGCGAACCGAATGATTATTCCCGGACAGGCTCCTCGTCCCGCATCCGCATAAAACTGGCGAACCGAGGCAGGCCGGTGGATGTCAGCCCAAAAAATTTATAGGTCACCGTCGCGCCGATTGCCGGTGGCCGAGCTCGTTCCTCGTCGCTGAATCCTGTACCCAACTTAAACTGCCGGCCACCCTCCAATTCCACCACCAACGCACCCAGCATACCTTCGTACTTACCCTGCCCCGGCGTATAGCCAACCACGACGGCCTCGGCATCCTGATACTGCTTCACTTTCAGCAGGTCATTCGTACGTCCAACATGGTAAAGACTATCGCCCCGGTGGAGCATCAGACCTTCGCCGCCAGCGCTGACAACCTGACCCAACCTGGCCATCAGGGTTTCGTGGCTGGATGCTTGACGCTGCCCGATCATGCTCAGGTAGGGCGAAGGCGATGGCACCAGCAACTGGCGCATTTGAGCCACGCGCTCAGAGAACGGCGCCTCGCTCGCCGGCAGGTCAAAGATGCGGTACTGAACCTGCCGCCACTCAGAATCAACAGGCTCCAATTTTCGCACCGCGCCGGACACCTCCGCGAAACGGCCACGGCCCATCCATAGCTCGCCATCCAGTGGCTCGCCCGGAAAGTCTGCCGTAAACCATGCGGGTGCATGGAACTGATTTCCCTGGCGGGACATCAACCGCTCACCGTTCCAATAAGCGCGCACGCCGTCGAGCTTTTCGCTGACCCAGTAGTGGGTGAGGTCGGGGCCTTGTTCGTAGGTTTGGGCTAGGGTGAGTTGGGGTTTTTCGGCGTGGAGCCCGAAGGCAGACGACAACAAAACGAGGCTGATTAGCGCAGGCAGCCAGCGTCGGTACAACAGAAAGAACATTTCACGATCCTTGTGGTTTCGTTTTCACATTCCGCCAGGGCCCAGCACCCTATCCGTGGATGCTGATAAGCAGACCGAACTGCAACGGTCACCGCCGCATTGGGCAGTACGGTAGGTTGGGCTGACGAAGGAAGCCCAACGCATTACCTCTCGCCATAACCCACGTCTTCCCCCTCAATCCCAACGCCTCCCCAATCCATACCGATCGTTCCCCGCGCAACGTATCCATGCAACGTTGAATGCCGCCAATCGATCGGTCGGTTAACCCACCCATGCTTCACCGGATTATAGTGAATGTAGTCGACATGCCGTTTCAGGTCGGCTTCATCCCGGATTTGATGTTCCCAGTACCGCCGCTGCCAAATACCCCTCTCACGCTTATCGCTCCGACTTTTCCGAATACGCTCTTCTTTCTCCAACCGTCGAGAGAAACCCGCCTTGATCAAAGACCATCGCAGAGGATAATTCGCATCACCGTGAGGCAGGCGCCAAATAGCATGCAGATGCTCCGGCAAGACCACCATCGCCAGAAGTGAAAAGGGATGCTTCGCTTTCACCTTGTATATGGCATTACGAAGATCATCGACATGGCGCACCAATAGGTCCGAGTCGCGTTGGGCTAAGTTGACCGTGAAGAAGTAGGTGCCTCCCTTGGCATTAGCTCGGCGATATTGCATGGTTTTGGGAAACTTCCTGTATTTGTTTTTGTTGGGCTTCCTTCGTCAGCCCAACCTACCAAGTCAGTCCAACCTAACCACTGAACTTGACGTTTGAATCGAGCCCGCTTAAGCGCTCCAACGTAGGCGTTCGAGGAT
Coding sequences:
- the pdsR gene encoding proteobacterial dedicated sortase system response regulator; this translates as MKRHIVLIEDEPAIRENYRDALERRGYQVSVYADRPSALAGLKGPLPDLAIIDVGLGDEIEGGFDLCQALRQRSALLPIIFLTARDSDADSVTGLRLGADDYVTKDMSLDHLFARIAALLRRTDAWAQSSQQGDEVLRRGRLSLNVDRMTAEWNERAVEFTVTEFWMLHSLVLHPGHVRNRTQLMDAANTVLDDNTVTSHIKRIRRKFQQIDPDFDGVQTAYGFGYRWNAHEV
- a CDS encoding REP-associated tyrosine transposase: MQYRRANAKGGTYFFTVNLAQRDSDLLVRHVDDLRNAIYKVKAKHPFSLLAMVVLPEHLHAIWRLPHGDANYPLRWSLIKAGFSRRLEKEERIRKSRSDKRERGIWQRRYWEHQIRDEADLKRHVDYIHYNPVKHGWVNRPIDWRHSTLHGYVARGTIGMDWGGVGIEGEDVGYGER
- a CDS encoding right-handed parallel beta-helix repeat-containing protein encodes the protein MSGRNMWGRCWAGLLTSLCLALPQLALANDGAACDRQVKPGENVGMVLNGLPQDDSHQTVCLAAGEFQLDGMLHLERSNVTLRGAGPDATTLRLREGVSSPVLVLGDVHHQEPDMTVRNVTVEDLAIRGRANAGEEFNSERPYLSNSALIVRRGENIELTDLDIRDCRSACVLTEYHSSDVRIADNVIAGAKWDGISLNRAGPTRVVGNIVRDNTAAGITVEYLNNSEISNNVVTDNGSHGIYLADAEHNRFADNRIAGNAEAGVFLTCSVRHRDPVLCWDNSFSRDNVFTNNTFENNQFGYQVAVDKAANCLHSETPPNVSRGDSFLASPNQEPAWEEFGRCIAYDGSRTLQQVSSGD
- the nfi gene encoding deoxyribonuclease V (cleaves DNA at apurinic or apyrimidinic sites), producing MPDLTREWADLTPREAIAMQQALASQVSTTDDLPIVKTVAGIDVGFENKETARAAIVVLSFPELTPLEYAIARLPTPFPYVPGLLSFRECPVILKALDQLKIQPDLLLCDGMGIAHPRRLGIATHIGLLTGMPSIGVGKSRLTGRHGDVPEGKGEWTPLMDRGEEIGAVLRTREGVKPLFISPGHRISLPTALEYVMACVTKYRLPETTRWADGVASGRGQQWLKALESL
- a CDS encoding DNA ligase → MFFLLYRRWLPALISLVLLSSAFGLHAEKPQLTLAQTYEQGPDLTHYWVSEKLDGVRAYWNGERLMSRQGNQFHAPAWFTADFPGEPLDGELWMGRGRFAEVSGAVRKLEPVDSEWRQVQYRIFDLPASEAPFSERVAQMRQLLVPSPSPYLSMIGQRQASSHETLMARLGQVVSAGGEGLMLHRGDSLYHVGRTNDLLKVKQYQDAEAVVVGYTPGQGKYEGMLGALVVELEGGRQFKLGTGFSDEERARPPAIGATVTYKFFGLTSTGLPRFASFMRMRDEEPVRE
- a CDS encoding ATP-binding protein encodes the protein MPRLTLKRQLLIACLLTLLIPWAGLQFVLELDQALRQQASSQLARQAERLASTIRRDREAQLPAQQASQRVLYADALSRPLYLDGYGDDWPTWSEETDSAYASPVTASEPVQWQAAVDRQNLYLLIRVRQAPGRYFDPGQPQRPHAHVRLYLSRDGQPHTREIRTPAPGPVVAQSTGTNGASDFRVTGVWQATGQGYQVELRMPRPALNTPVGFEVWHPDAGMSGGYSVLGNMGYDANRHLPHLLHPIRALEAEIQPLLAAGQRALVIHDKGWVLADSSTPVPESETDFDQLGPWQIVEQITLNGLRAMLRRYQPEPTRLPQNASHYHLGTLPKEGLVRHGSDESALVYRTTLNDMNTTPVTLVLEQSLKDILALSGDTLGRVIVRSVFFVGLLVLILLGYASWLSWRIAKLQRNVAASFDADGRLIQRMPQNTSQDELGDLSRQFSHLVDNLQGYTDYLESFARRLSHELKTPVAVVRSSLENLKHDAPNVAGSPYIARASQATDRLSQILQGMSEAARLEKSFDQVEPEVFDLADVASQAAAAYESLDPDHAIRYAGPASGCKMSGSPELIVQLLDKLVDNARDFTPAGGLIEVRLVAQGARWRLQVFNAGPPLPDHLASEIFNPFVSLREGAQEGHLGQGLQIVRLITAYHRGEVHARNSQNPDGVVFDVRLPRQA
- a CDS encoding MFS transporter, producing the protein MTNNRQPGQRRALWSWALYDWANSAFFTIILTFVFARYFSQSVVQDDVAGTEAWGNIVGISGLFIAILAPILGAIADQAGRLKPWLISFTLLCVLASGMLWFVTPEQDQFWLAAFWVGAGILGAEFAFIFYNAMLPDLAPMHQVGRWSGWGWGLGYVGGVLSLVVALFAFIESEGAWLGLDVAQAEHVRATFVLVAIWYLVFALPVFFMTPDRPRGNLKPVQAVRAGLAQIRESIANVRQYRHILRFLIARMLYIDGLATVFTFGGVYAAGTFGMDQTQVLQFAIALNVTAGLGALGFAWVDDALGGRNTVLVSLVGLACSALAILLVESMVGFWAWGMILGIFVGPLQSASRSYLARVAPEHLQTQMFGLFAFSGKATAFAGPLLVGTVTGLTGSQRWGMATILVFLVAGFLIMLTVPASVEKDAKANAV
- a CDS encoding threonine ammonia-lyase produces the protein MTESSLPDLQTIQEAETRIRPYLQETPALTVSDLNALMEGPLWLKLENLQRTGSFKARGALNWVLGADEDELRDGLVTVSAGNHALALAWAAAQRKTHLTVVMPEGSSPLKIRRTEALGADVIIRGTIQEAVAHCHALRDKQGLTLVHPYNDPRVMAGQGTVGLELLRQCPDMKRVICPIGGGGLISGLGLALKSERPDVELIGVEPEGAATMRNAWDRNDADAALDTVETWAASLAPAVVGNHTFAATRQVVDHIVTVTEAGIRQATQHLLSDAHLFVEPGASVGLAALLENKAAFSPDETVLVLTGANLDLEQVVRCLD
- a CDS encoding spermidine synthase; translation: MGALFEQIDSQPSAIGEITLRRRRIPALGERDIYEVKLGEEFLMSSMFVDAEVALADLALGELGDDSLDVVVGGLGLGYTAEAALKDQRVNELLVVEALDTVIGWHRQEKVPLGRVFNQDGRCRFVHGSFFDLAVGAAGGFDPKQPSRRFHAILLDIDHSPSDLLNATNADFYRVDSLGQMANQLHEGGVFAVWSNEPPAESFMAILRDVFVDVEARVVRFFNPFQNGESSNTVYLARKAALE
- a CDS encoding DUF4124 domain-containing protein, which produces MRPHLYALIIAMSLSTAVSAEIFQCRQANGQVLFSDHACADDARIVHVDPVLTGGRLDTGTDVETWQPDKRPRDRASSGCDRGYIQSTQLRTYRARRQVQLGMSAKQVRYVLGAPNAKNGQWWIYERKGEETGRYKIVGGCLDKWR